In Acaryochloris marina S15, a single genomic region encodes these proteins:
- the tgt gene encoding tRNA guanosine(34) transglycosylase Tgt, whose product MSNQFQFECHKHCSQTQARVGTFHTPHGPVETPRFMPVGTLANVKTLTPAQLQETGAQMVLANTYHLHLQPGEHIVEQAGGLHQFMNWSGPILTDSGGFQVFSLSDMRSIAEEGVSFRSPRDGQMIHLSPEISMAIQNALGADVIMAFDECPPYPASRDAIQAATERTQRWLARCVKAHQRPDQALFGIVQGGTFADLRQAAARSVVEFDLPGYAIGGVSVGEPPELIEKIVKVTTPLLPINKPRYLMGVGTYREMVQAIAAGIDLFDCVIPTRLARHGNALVAGERWNLKNNRFREDFTPLDSACPCYTCQNFTRAYVSHLLRSRELLAYTLLSIHNITELIGFTQRIRQAILDNQFQQVFGTWLSSSDTQLD is encoded by the coding sequence TTGAGCAATCAGTTTCAGTTTGAATGTCATAAACACTGCTCCCAAACCCAGGCCCGTGTCGGGACCTTTCATACCCCTCATGGTCCTGTAGAGACACCCCGATTTATGCCGGTGGGAACGTTAGCCAATGTAAAAACCTTGACCCCAGCTCAACTGCAAGAGACGGGAGCTCAGATGGTTTTGGCCAATACCTATCATTTGCATTTGCAGCCCGGTGAACACATCGTTGAGCAAGCGGGTGGCCTACATCAATTTATGAACTGGTCAGGGCCAATTTTGACCGACTCAGGGGGGTTTCAAGTCTTTAGCCTCAGCGACATGCGTTCCATCGCCGAAGAGGGGGTGAGTTTCCGATCTCCCCGGGATGGTCAAATGATCCATCTCTCTCCAGAAATCTCCATGGCAATTCAAAATGCCCTGGGGGCTGATGTGATTATGGCCTTTGATGAATGTCCTCCCTATCCTGCCAGTCGAGATGCCATTCAAGCTGCCACGGAACGAACCCAGCGCTGGCTAGCCCGTTGCGTTAAGGCACATCAACGACCGGATCAGGCTCTATTTGGCATCGTCCAGGGGGGGACTTTTGCCGACTTGCGTCAAGCTGCAGCCCGATCCGTGGTGGAATTTGATTTGCCAGGTTATGCCATTGGCGGCGTTAGCGTGGGGGAGCCCCCGGAACTGATTGAAAAAATCGTCAAAGTAACAACGCCGCTATTACCCATCAATAAACCCCGTTATCTCATGGGGGTGGGTACCTACCGAGAGATGGTGCAAGCTATTGCTGCCGGGATTGATTTGTTTGACTGTGTGATTCCGACTCGATTAGCCCGCCATGGGAATGCCTTAGTCGCCGGAGAACGGTGGAATCTCAAGAACAATCGATTCCGGGAAGACTTTACTCCTCTAGACTCTGCCTGTCCTTGCTATACCTGCCAGAATTTTACGCGGGCCTATGTGAGTCATTTGCTTCGATCACGCGAACTCCTCGCCTATACCCTCTTGAGTATTCACAATATTACGGAGCTAATTGGCTTTACCCAGCGTATTCGGCAGGC